One stretch of Cygnus olor isolate bCygOlo1 chromosome 1, bCygOlo1.pri.v2, whole genome shotgun sequence DNA includes these proteins:
- the SERTM1 gene encoding serine-rich and transmembrane domain-containing protein 1 yields MSEPDPSSGFVGNMENGTFLELYPTSLSTSVDSSPGRLSNVYVYVSIFLSLLAFLLLLLIIALQRLKNIISSSSSYPEYNSEAGSSFTNLEVCSISSQRSALSNLSS; encoded by the coding sequence ATGTCGGAACCTGACCCCTCATCTGGATTTGTAGGAAACATGGAAAATGGGACTTTCCTGGAGTTATATCCCACATCCCTTTCAACTTCCGTGGATTCATCACCTGGCCGTTTATCTAACGTCTATGTCTATGTTTCTATATTCCTTAGTCTCttagcttttctccttttgctatTGATCATTGCACTTCAGAggctgaaaaatataatttcttccaGTTCCTCTTACCCAGAATATAACAGTGAAGCTGGAAGTTCTTTCACTAATTTAGAAGTCTGTAGTATTTCTTCCCAGCGGTCTGCTCTTTCAAACCTTTCTTCATGA